In a single window of the Paenibacillus sp. MMS20-IR301 genome:
- a CDS encoding YlbG family protein, with amino-acid sequence MFAERTGYIVWVSDVKAARNLEKYGTLHYVSRKMHYAVMYVNAERAEEVMKNVRRLSYVRKIERSYRNELKTEYTSNGPDKSRYYGL; translated from the coding sequence ATGTTTGCGGAACGGACAGGTTATATCGTATGGGTCAGCGACGTCAAAGCGGCGCGGAATCTGGAGAAGTACGGGACACTGCATTATGTTTCCCGAAAAATGCACTATGCAGTAATGTATGTAAATGCGGAGCGGGCAGAGGAAGTCATGAAGAATGTGCGCAGACTTTCCTATGTACGCAAGATTGAGCGTTCTTACCGCAATGAACTTAAGACGGAATATACCAGCAACGGACCGGACAAGTCCCGTTACTATGGTTTGTAA